The Chlorocebus sabaeus isolate Y175 chromosome 20, mChlSab1.0.hap1, whole genome shotgun sequence genomic sequence ACTCTACCCAAATGTACAGCTTCTATTTTGGTATACTTAATAACACTATATGAATTCCAGTTTTAGAGACCAAAACATAAGTCCCAACTCTAATGAAACAGTGGTTATTTCTTCTTGTGGCTGCCTCTTGAGGCCTGAGCTCCTTGAGCATGAGGCTACACCTGTGCCCTCTCTGTGCTCCATATCTAGCATAGCACTTATTCTCCTGGGATGGAGAATAAAGGGGACCAGGGAATTGTTCAGGGTAATTCTAgaaggacttcctggaggaggccaAATTTCCTTAAGCAAACTGGGAACATGGTGAGaggcaagccaggaagagggtaTGCATAAAGGCGCAAAAGTGGACGTGATGACATCATTTATGGGGTGTCGCATGCTTTTGATGAAGAGGAGCTAGATATGTGTTTGGTGGAGCCACAAACTCCCAGGCTACTTCGGGGGTACAGTTGGAGTGCTTTGTGCTCCCCATGCAAGTCTCCTTCCTTCTAGGGGAAAGAAACCACGGCTGTCTTTGGAGGGATGAAGTTCCTTGCTGTACCGGAAACGATGAATGAGCTTCTCTAGGTGAGATGCTGCTGAGAAACTGGTAGCCTAGTTGACAGGCATCATTTACAGGTGACAATTAGTTAATTAATCAATTCTTGAGTGTTCTGGGGCTGATTCTAGGAACTGGGATGAAGCATTGAGCCTGatctggcacagtggttcacatctgtaatctcagtactttgagagactgaggcaggaggataacttgagcccaggaatttgagaccagcctgggcaacatagtgagacccccatctctacaaaaagtaaacaaacaaacaaacaaacaaaaactagccaggtgtggtagcatgtgcctgtagtaccagctacttggaaggctgaggtgggaggatctcttgagcctgggaggttgggactgcagtgagccatgactgccccactgcacttcagtctgggcaatagagtaagaacctatgtaaataaataaatacatacataaataaataaaaagaaaagaaaagataaaaagattggCCCTGATAAATGTTCCATTTTAGTGGTGGAAGGTAGTGTGAATAAGTAATCAAACCAGCAAGCTGGGTAATGCCAGGGAGTAATAAACATGTTGAAgccaggaaaagaagggaagcaaCTTAGGGAGACAAGGGAGAGTGACTGGAGAAAGATAGGAGTGAATGCCAGCTTGGGGAGGTGACATTTGGGCTGAGAACGCCCAAATGACCAAATGGCACCAAACATGCCAGGAGCTGGGAAGGAAGCACTGCCAGTGGAGGGCACAGCAAAGGGCAAAGGTCTGGTGGTGGAAACAAACATGAGGAATTAGGTGTATGAAAAGCCTAGAGTGTGGTGAACGAAGAGAAGAGGGGTCCCAAATCAGGGGGTTAGGGGAAGGAACATGGAGCCAGGTCACACAGGATCTGGTGGGCTCTTGTTCCAAGTTCCTTTAGTGTATCAGTtagctattgctgtgtaacaaataacCCCTTTTTAGCAGTTTCATACAAAACACATTTCAAAGCTCATTGTTTCTGCAGGTCAGGAGTCTGGGCAGGCTTTCTCTGGGTCCTCTCCTTCAGGGAGTGTCACAGGTTGCAGTCAAAGTGTTGGCTGGGCTGTAGTCTCTCTGGGTTCAACTGGGGAAGGCCCCACTTCAAGCTCCCgtggttgttggcaggattcagcTTCTCAGGGGGCTGTTGATCTGAACACCCCCAACCCTGTTCCTCGCCATGAGGGCCTCTCCAATAGAATAGCTTTCCTCATCAAATTGTGCCGGAGACAAATTGTTCAGGGAGATCACATAGTCTGCTGGCAAGACAGAACCTGAACACAGAACTGACCTGCATTGCCTCTGCCATATTCTATTTGCTAGAAGCAAGTCATGGGTCCTATCTCCACTCAAGGAATACCTGGCGGTGGGGATCATTGGGGGCCATCTTAGAAGGCTGCCTGCCACTCACAGGAAGTCACTGGAGGTGTCTAAGAAGGGAGGTGACTTGATCTGATGTGTATTTTCAAAGGGTCACTTTGGCTTCCTTAAATATTGTGTGGGTGGGGGATGGGCAAGAGTGGGAGCCAGCTGGCCAGCCAGGGGCTGCTGTAAAAGATGATGCCGGTTTGGGCTCAGGAGGTAGTGGTGGAGATGCAGAGAAGCACAGCCAAGGGGGGCTTGCCAGTGGATCCAGAGAGGGTCATGTAACGAGGAACTGGGGATGACTCCCAGGTTTCCCAGGGCTTGCAACTCCTACCTATGGGAGGATGGCGCTTTGGATTCTCGTTTTTCTCCTCCTGGGACAGGGTGAAACTCTCTCCACCCTTCTTCAACCCTACTCAAGGTCATACATTTTCTGGATGGCTAGCCAGCATTAGGAGCCCCGGTCGTGAGCAGAGAACAGATGTCTCCTTGTGCCAGGCTGAGGGACTGACCCTGCGTCCTCCGTCTCATTAGTCTGCCCACGCTCAGACCAACCAAGCCAGCAGGCCAGAGGCAGGGAAGCCGCTCCCCATAACTGTGATCACAGAGTCAGCCAGAGCTGGAGAGGGCTCAGGGGTGtgggtgtaggggtgtgtgtCTGTCTCAAATGGGCTACACTTGGAGCAGAGAGTGGTTCAGGGCAGGGAGAGTTACTACAACTGACCCTAAAATGTTAGGGCATCACTAGTTAGTATATTCCAGAGAAATAAACACGTAAGTTCTTTATCTGAAGAATATCCGTCTACATGAAACCTTTATTTGCTCCATGTGGATAAATAGATCATCATGCAGTTACCATTTATTGTGTTTCCACTACGTGTCAGTTTCACTGCTAAGCCCTCGACAGAcacctcatttcatcctcataacaACTCAGTGAAGTAGACATTAGTATTATCCCATTTcctagatgggaaaactgaggcttagaaaagttaagtaacttgcccaagatctgCCTAATTTCAAACCCATGTGCCCAACGGCTACCACCATCCTGGCTCCCATTTAGGCTGGTGGAAGATTCATTTCCTGCTGCCAGAGGCGAAACTAGAGGCGGGAGTTTTTCTTCTAAGAGGTGGGTCCAGCCTTGCTCCAGAGAGTAAAACTGCGTTGAGAGAAGCGCTCAGTTTTGAGCAGTGCAGGCGGCAGGTGGTGCCCCCTAGCGGTGGTAGCTAAAAAGGGCAGCGGCCGTACGACGGGAACACGGAGTTGGAGTTGCTTGAGTTCAGCCAGTTAACGGGCCGGTGACAAAGACACAGCTGTGTCCGTGGAGCAGGGAACCTGTTCCGTCAAGGCAGGCTGCCCCAAGTAAAGGGCTAGAGCGTGTCTCCTTTCCTGGGGCCCATGGGATGTCCTCATGCTCCCTGGCCAGGTCAGCCAGGTGCTGCCCAGAGGTGAAACATGCCAGTAACGCAAATGACATCACCAAACACCAGCCATACTCTTATCATTCAAACCTAGTATTTGCAGTTCAACTTCTACACATAAAATACTGGCAGCATCTTGTTTACAACTCGAGGCATAGGATTTTGGCTAATATATAAATGTCCGTCTGGTGACCAAAGGGGGATattcttattattgaatttttcTTGCTTACAGAAACCGGGCATCGTAGGGTGGGGTTTCCTGGGTACCGCCTTGCACATAGCTTCCCAAGGCCCAGCCTCATGGGGAATTGGACGAGGATGGAGAGCGAGACATGACGTGCTCTGTAGCTCAGAGCACACAGAGAGGAGTGAGGATTCcgctggggtgggggttggggaaggCATGACATCAGGTTTTTAAATCATAGGGATACCTTGGGTATTTGCCACACTCCTGCTTTGAGCCTGTTGAATAGGAATTACAAGGTGCGCTGACTCTGAGAATACATACGGAAACAGAGCTGACAAGCGGAATCTCCCAAGGTTCCTCTCTGTTACCTGCAATGTTTGTTACCTGCAGTGTTGGCTGTCAAGGATAAGAGACTCCCTTCCTGGGgagggggtgagtgagtgaattgGTGAGCGGCGCAGGTGAGGACTCAGAATGCCTGTGTTCTATTTCCAGCGCCTGTCACTGACTCATATTGTGACCTTGCTGAGGTCATGGCTCTGTTTTATTTGTCGGGGGAAAAACTTAGAGGTAGCGAAGCTTGCATTTCCCCCAAGGGATGAGAGCTCTGGAATCTGAGAtacctccctgctccccacaaaGCCCCACCCTGTCTAGTTCTGCTGatattaatgaaaagaatgctTACATTTGGATCCAAGGGACTTTGGGGGACACTCGAGGAAACAAGTCGTTCCTGCCATGGCAAGATTTGTGGCCACTTTTATCTGCAATATTTCTCCAGAGACTTTCTCCAGAGACCTTTCAAATCATGTTCCCATACAAATACTCCATGTGGCCCTCACGTTGTctgtggaaaggaagaagaaaggtattttttcctcagtttcaggatgaggaaatcaaggctaGGAGTGGTATTTCTCAACAGGTTTGTTACTGAGAGCCCCTCTTAATATTTTACCACCATACATTCCCCTGTTTTGCAAGCCGTTGCCAACTAAATACTTGCATTTATTAAGGAGAAactcatctttgtttttcttttgtttttcttttttttttttttgagacggagtctcgctttgtcccccaggctggagtgcagtggccggatctcagctcactgcaagctctgcctcccgggttcacaccattctcctgcctcagcctcccgagtagctgggactacaggcgcccgccacctcgcccggctagtttattttgtattttttagtagacacggggtttcgccgtgttagccaggatggtctcgatctcctgacctcgtgatccacccgtctcggcctcccaaagtgctgggattacaggcttgagccaccgcgcccggacatctttgtttttcttaaagtcaCCTATGAATGCCAGTTCTGCACAAAAGGACTAGCGCTACCATTAAGTTCACTGCCAAGAATTGCAGAATTTAATGCGGGAGACCTCCTCAAAGACAAAGGCCTAATTTTCACCAGacttttttaaatttggaaaagacTTCCTCTTCATAGTATCTGGGGACCCGGGCTGAGAAGTCCCCAGAGAGATCAAGTGGCTTGTGAAAGATTCTGTGGCTAATGGTGGGGCCAGGACCAGACCCAGGGTCTTGATTCGCACAGGCCAGTGCTCCAGCCAACCAGACCACTTGGCAGAGAGGGCTCGTGTACACGCTCGGACATACAGATACACGGCATGCCCATGCAAGATGGCAGCCCAGCCAAATGCAGGTGTCATGAAACAATGATGCTAAGGGCTCAAACCAGTAATAGGTTCCCCTCAGTACAGGAGGGAGCAGCCAAAGCCAAGCCTGAGATTGGCAGAGTGCAACAGTTCGGTTCAGGCTGCTTTTGCAGAGTTGCAAGGGTGGGAGATGTGTTTATTCTGCCACCTGCCTGCACTTTGTGTGACTCTTCTGTAATGTATGCATCATTGACGTAGGCAGAAGCATTTTCATCCACTCTGGGAGCATTCAGAGCACTCCTCCGGGCACCTGCCTCTTTAAGAGCATGAGACCGGGGTGGGGAAGCTGAGCCCTTGAAGCTGGGGATGGCAACGGCAAATTGGGCACCCTGGGAGAgtggagacagagatggagaactCAGGGAGGTCTGGCTTAGTGGCCTGGAATGTAAGTAGGGGAAGAGCTGTAGGACTCCAGGTGCCTCAAATCTTCCCCCTGGGTCTCCCCCGCCTCTTCCCCAGGGCTCCTGCAAATATGCTCATCTGTTGAGCCCTTGGCTCCATCCCAGTGGATCAGTGCTTTCATCCCATGGCTCAGAGGCATCAAGTCGGCCTGTACCTTTGGAAGAAGGCCGAGGGCTTAGCTTTATGGCTTCAGAATCCGAGGCTCCACCAATCCCCAGCACGGCCAGGGGCCAGGGCAGGGTCTCCGGGGGCCCGCTGCCCAACAGCTGTTCCCTGGGTTATTTTGGTCTAGTGGGAGTCTGTCAATTCCAGGCCATTTGGACCAAAATAGCCAACAGCAGGACAATCTCTTGGTAGCTCTGTGGGGACCCCTCCCCATACAGAAGTTTCTATAATGAGAAGGAAAGGAGTTTGGCATGGGGGTGGTGAAGAGGGAATTTTCCTGCCAGTGTCGGAGGCTGATATCAGCAGTTCTTCACTGTCCTTTCATCTCAGCCTTGGCACATTCCCGACCGCCTCCCTAGGCTATCCAAGGTGGGGTTTTGAGGGGGAGAGatgaaaagataatttttgaACTTTGTTATTGACTTCTTGGTCCTTCCTCAAAGCTGGTGAGATATATATTACCCTTTCCCATTTCACAAATGGCGCTACCAGGTTCAGAGAGGCAGAGGCACTGGTCTGAGGCCACACAGCTTGGAAGCCAGAACTGGCGACTCCAGGCCTCAGAGCCTCAGATGCTGGACCTGTCAGACCCGCAGCTGATCCTTGTGTGGATGCCGGTTCCATCCAGAAGTTCGGGGCCAGCATGAAAGTGCTGACTGGCCCTGGCCTTCCTTTAGGCCATAGCGGGGGCCCTGGCAACCACCTGCCTCACTCACCCTCCGGCCTAAGATAGTTCAAGTGCAGGTgggggagggaaaagggaagactAGCCACTATCTCTCTCCTTGGAACCCCGCCCAAATTCAGACCAGCAGCCCCTGGCGCTGCACCCGAGAGACTGCGGGGATTGCCCCCGGAGCAGAGTCAGAGTGACCCAGGTCCCGTTCCCTTCGGCGACATGGGGTGGCGTGCAGGGAGCGTGATTTGGCACCAGGCGGGCGCGAGGGGGCGGGGCGCACTCCCAGGACACGCCTTAAGAAAACCGCTCCTGGGCTTGGTAACTGAACTTAGACGTCAAGTGTAGCCGGCCCAGTGCAAGCGGCGTCTTACTTCCCGATCTCGGAAATCAGCTGCCAGGGTGGGGCCGCGTTTTGGCGACGGCCACTCGGCCCCCCCTACCGCTCCTGCCTCTCCCAAGGGATTTTTCTAGCGGGTGAATTTCCTGTCCAGGGAAATCCTTTGGTGAGTCCCTCGCccctccctccccgcccctcccctctCCGTCCCTACTGTCCGGGCTCCCCCAGTCCTTCTGCGCCGCGCTCCATAGCCCTCGCGCGCTCGGGCGCACGCCCTCCCCGCCCGGGCCGCCCTCCGGCTCCCGGCGCCCGGCAGCCAGTGCCTCACCGCGCCGCCTCGCGCCGGCCCGCGCCAGGACTCGCTCCGAGAGCCGCCTCGGTGTCGCCGCGGCCGGCGCCGGCCCCCAGGCCATGCGCCCCCGCGCCCCAGCCTGCGCCGCCGCGGCGCTCCGGCTCTGCAGCCTCCTGCTGCTGCTCGCGCCCGGGCACGCGTGCCCCGCGGGCTGCACCTGCACCGACCCGCACACCGTGGACTGCAGCGACCGCGGGCTGCCCAGCGTGCCCGACCCCTTTCCCCTGGACGTGCGCAAGCTGCTGGTGGCCGGCAACCGCATCCAGCAGATCCCCGAGGACTTCTTCATCTTCTACGGCGACCTGGTCTACCTAGACTTCAGGAACAACTCGCTGCGCTCGCTGGAGGAGGGCACGTTCAGCGGCTCGGCCAAGCTCGTATTCCTCGACCTCAGCTACAACAACCTGACCCAGCTGGGCGCCGGCGCCTTCCGCTCGGCCGGGAGGCTGGTGAAGCTTAGTCTGGCTAACAACAACCTCGCGGGCGTGCACGAGGCCGCCTTCGAGACCCTGGAGTCGCTGCAGGTGCTGGAGCTCAACGACAACAACCTGCGCAGCCTCAGCGTGGCTGCCCTGGCCGCGCTGCCCGCGCTGCGCTCCCTGCGTCTGGACGGGAACCCCTGGCTCTGCGACTGTGACTTCGCCCACCTCTTCTCCTGGATCCAGGAAAACGCATCCAAACTGCCCAAAGGTGAGCCGGGCcggctgggctgggggagggagggggccagGGAGAGGCCACCCCAGACCCCAGTCTGGGTGCGAGGAGCCTTAGGTTGAGTTTGGAAGAGGAGGCTTGGGGGATCCTGAACTTTTCCTGGGTCTCCGCTGAAGAAGTGGGTGGAGAGGGACACATCTGGAATTCTTTGGAGTTTCTGAACCCCGAGGCTGGACTTCTTCCCCTGTTTCTCCAGTAACTCACTTTCCCAAGTTAGGGACCTTCCCGTTCTCGGGATGCCCCGGATCATCTCCCTGGGCTTTGGGTCCTAGGACTGGCGGGTGTGGATTACTTGTAGGTCTCTGGTAAGCAGAACGCAGCCTACTGTATGGGAAAAGGCCCTATTCTCAGTACCGTGCACGGGGAGTCAGCCAGTTCCACGGGCTCTCCAGCAGCCTCCCGAGCCTAACCTGGCCTCTCAGCTTCTCAGCTCCAGTTTGCTCTTCTGTCTAATATGGGTGAGGAAGATTTCTGATGAGGAATAATGGCAGCCCATTAAGAGCCAATGATGCAGTCATGATTTGTAGTTCTCTGTGGCTTTTCAGCCAGATGTGAAAAAGCTGAACCAAAATGGAGTGGGCTGGTGCCCCCTTTGCTTTCCTGGTGCACCCTTCCAATGGCAGCATGGGTATACATACCCGCTTGGCAGACGGGAACACCAGGGCAGAGGGAGTTAAGGGGCCCCATTAAGGCCCACAGGAAGGGAGCAGGGGTGGAGCTGAGAAGGAGGGGACCCCAGCATCCACAGGGATGAGTACCCAGAGTGAGGTGGCAGGTGGGTGTCCTTCCCCCAAGTGGATTCCAGGCTTCCACTTGTGACCCTGTGAGCACCAGTGCCCGCAGTGACCTCTCAGAGCTGAACTCTGTCTCCCACCTTGCTCCCAAGATTTCAGCAGAATTGGAACCGCAGCTGCAAGGCACACATCATCAAAGGTGACATACATGCAGATTTAGCttcagaatatctttttttcccccatttatgGAGAAATCGAGGATGCTGCTCATCTGTGTGCTGAACTCCTGCATTCATATCTTCATTCCCAACTGTCATCAAACACACCCCCTGCTTCGGGGTGCTCGCTCCTCAGCAAAGGCAGGCCCCTGAGCCAACACTTTCAGCCCAGGCTGGCTGAAATGCCGAAAACGATCTGGCCTGCAGGGTGCAGAGTCCCCACCTTTAAACTGTGTCCTCATCCACTTGTCTGGCTCCCCAGACCCTCCCCACCAGTAGACTCGGTCCTGGAGACAGGAGTGACCGGATGAAGAGCTCACGGTGGGATGGGGTGCACCTCAGTTCTGCTTGCTTCCGCCTTTCGTTTTCAGTGGGGTTGACACCATTCACCCCTGTTGTTGGTTGGGTTGGTTTCTTGGCTCCAGTTGTCTTCCAAGTGAAGGCAAGGTGTTGTGAAATCAGGAGCTGTGGGTTTGTCTCAGTTCTGCCATGGTGGCTGTGACCTTGAACAGGCCACTTGTCccatctgggcctcagtttcctcatctctagaaTACTTGAGTTGACCTCTAAGATCTCCAAAGAGCCCTGGATTTGGAGTCTGAAGACATGGGTTTAAGTCCTGGCCTAAAATCTGGGGGACTCTGGGTGGGTcactccagttttttttttttttttttttagacagagtctcgctctgtcactcaggctagagtgcagtggcacgatctcggctcactgcaagctctgcctcccgggtttgagccattctcctgcttcagcctcctgagtagctgggactacaggcgtctgccacaatgcccagctaattttttgtattttcagtagagacagggtttcaccctactagccagatggtcttgatctcctgaccttgtgatccacccacctcggcctcccaaagtgctgggattacaggcgtgagccaccgcgcctggccaggtcACTCCACTTTTTTAAGCTTCACCTTCCCTTTGAGTGAAATCAGGATATGGGTAATGCTGTGCAGTCCATCCGACCCAGTGGTTGTCGGGATCC encodes the following:
- the LRRC38 gene encoding leucine-rich repeat-containing protein 38 isoform X1; the encoded protein is MRPRAPACAAAALRLCSLLLLLAPGHACPAGCTCTDPHTVDCSDRGLPSVPDPFPLDVRKLLVAGNRIQQIPEDFFIFYGDLVYLDFRNNSLRSLEEGTFSGSAKLVFLDLSYNNLTQLGAGAFRSAGRLVKLSLANNNLAGVHEAAFETLESLQVLELNDNNLRSLSVAALAALPALRSLRLDGNPWLCDCDFAHLFSWIQENASKLPKGLDEIQCSLPMESRRISLRELSEASFSECRFSLSLTDLFIIIFSGVAVSIAAIISSFFLATVVQCFQRCAPNKDAEDEDEDEDE
- the LRRC38 gene encoding leucine-rich repeat-containing protein 38 isoform X2, giving the protein MRPRAPACAAAALRLCSLLLLLAPGHACPAGCTCTDPHTVDCSDRGLPSVPDPFPLDVRKLLVAGNRIQQIPEDFFIFYGDLVYLDFRNNSLRSLEEGTFSGSAKLVFLDLSYNNLTQLGAGAFRSAGRLVKLSLANNNLAGVHEAAFETLESLQVLELNDNNLRSLSVAALAALPALRSLRLDGNPWLCDCDFAHLFSWIQENASKLPKEVLQSFIFTQSQQLAAHPQPQELPSKSLYKQVPTERTKRYSPSENMQTADSKRRKNS